Proteins from one uncultured Cohaesibacter sp. genomic window:
- the lepA gene encoding translation elongation factor 4: MTKQSFDKIRNFSIIAHIDHGKSTLADRLIQYTGGLTEREMREQVLDSMDIEQERGITIKAQTVSLKYEADDGETYTLNLMDTPGHVDFAYEVSRSLAACEGSLLVVDASQGVEAQTLANVYQAIDNDHEIVPVLNKIDLPAAEPERVRAQIEDVIGIDASEAIEASAKSGIGIKETLEAIVKRLPAPEGDREAPLKALLVDSYYDVYLGVVVIVRIIDGELKKGDKIRMMGTGASYDVDRIGIFRPKMTDVPVLAPGEVGFLIASIKEVADTRVGDTITNVKRPCETMLPGFRPAQPVVFCGLFPVDANDFEDLRGAMGKLRLNDASFSFEMETSAALGFGFRCGFLGLLHLEIIQERLSREFDLDLIATAPSVVYEMEMTNDEMITLHNPADMPDVVRIREIREPWIKANIMTPDEYLGAILKLCQERRGVQTDLSYVGSRAMVQYDLPLNEVVFDFYDRLKSISKGYASFDYQLADYRAGDLVKMSILVNDEPVDALSVLVHRSQAEIRGRSMCEKLKDLIPRHMFKIPIQAAIGGRVIARETISAMRKDVTAKCYGGDATRKRKLLEKQKAGKKKMRQFGKVEIPQEAFIAALKMDS; this comes from the coding sequence ATGACCAAACAAAGCTTCGACAAAATCCGCAACTTTTCCATTATCGCGCATATCGATCATGGGAAGTCCACGCTTGCCGACCGCCTGATCCAGTATACTGGAGGGCTCACAGAGCGCGAGATGCGCGAACAGGTGCTCGATAGCATGGATATCGAGCAGGAACGCGGCATCACGATCAAGGCGCAGACCGTTTCTCTGAAATATGAGGCGGACGATGGGGAGACCTATACGCTCAACCTGATGGATACGCCGGGCCATGTGGACTTTGCCTATGAAGTCAGCCGGTCTCTGGCTGCCTGTGAGGGCTCGCTGCTGGTTGTCGACGCCTCTCAGGGGGTCGAAGCGCAGACGCTGGCCAACGTCTATCAGGCCATCGACAATGATCACGAGATCGTGCCGGTTCTCAACAAGATCGACCTGCCTGCCGCCGAACCGGAGCGGGTACGCGCCCAGATCGAGGACGTGATCGGTATTGATGCTTCGGAGGCCATTGAAGCCAGTGCCAAATCCGGCATCGGCATCAAGGAGACTCTGGAAGCCATCGTGAAGCGTCTTCCCGCGCCCGAAGGCGACAGGGAAGCACCGCTGAAGGCTTTGCTGGTTGATAGTTATTATGACGTCTATCTGGGCGTCGTGGTTATCGTGCGCATTATCGACGGGGAGCTCAAGAAGGGCGACAAGATCCGTATGATGGGCACCGGAGCATCCTATGATGTGGACCGCATCGGTATCTTCCGGCCCAAGATGACGGATGTGCCGGTTCTCGCGCCCGGCGAAGTCGGGTTCCTGATCGCGTCGATCAAGGAAGTAGCCGATACGCGCGTTGGTGATACCATAACCAATGTCAAACGCCCATGCGAAACGATGCTGCCTGGCTTCCGCCCTGCGCAGCCGGTGGTCTTCTGTGGCCTGTTCCCGGTTGATGCCAATGATTTTGAAGATCTGCGCGGCGCCATGGGCAAGCTGCGGCTCAATGATGCAAGCTTCTCCTTCGAGATGGAAACATCCGCAGCACTCGGCTTCGGTTTCCGCTGTGGCTTCCTTGGCCTCTTGCATCTGGAAATCATTCAGGAGCGTCTTTCCCGCGAGTTCGATCTCGATCTTATCGCCACCGCCCCGAGCGTGGTCTATGAGATGGAGATGACCAATGATGAAATGATCACTCTGCACAATCCGGCAGACATGCCTGATGTGGTACGCATCAGGGAAATCCGCGAGCCATGGATCAAGGCCAATATCATGACGCCGGATGAATATCTGGGCGCCATTCTGAAGCTGTGTCAGGAACGGCGAGGCGTGCAGACCGACCTAAGCTATGTCGGCTCCCGTGCCATGGTGCAATATGATCTGCCGCTTAACGAAGTGGTGTTCGACTTCTATGATCGACTCAAATCCATCTCCAAGGGTTACGCCAGCTTTGACTATCAGCTTGCTGATTACCGCGCGGGTGATCTGGTGAAGATGTCGATTCTGGTCAATGACGAACCGGTGGATGCGCTTTCGGTGCTGGTGCACCGTTCACAAGCTGAGATCCGTGGCCGCTCCATGTGCGAGAAGCTCAAGGATCTCATTCCGCGCCACATGTTCAAGATCCCCATTCAGGCCGCCATCGGTGGCCGCGTCATTGCCCGTGAGACGATTTCCGCCATGCGCAAGGATGTGACCGCCAAATGCTATGGGGGTGACGCCACCCGTAAGCGCAAGCTGTTGGAAAAGCAGAAAGCCGGTAAGAAGAAAATGCGTCAGTTCGGCAAGGTGGAGATTCCGCAGGAAGCCTTCATCGCTGCGCTCAAGATGGACAGCTGA
- a CDS encoding diguanylate cyclase, which produces MRIVLVEDNDEDREAIRTVLEQRRESVFAFHCGDSAWEFLQKTPDIDVVIVSLNLEDASGLEICWNCRILAAERKAMYVVAISEYTNADMLVEALDSGADDFLHKPLQEDILLARLRVAERVIMLQKQLVQLANRDPMTNLYNRRAFFEKAHALIENQRDTQPVSAIMFDIDHFKSVNDRFGHDVGDQVIKTVSKIALGESDFIGRLGGEEFAVLIQGQSFFAAACAANRIREMIEHTTIIADGNKVQITSSFGVARFQEGDDIYALLKRADQALYRSKNNGRNMVTIDRPQTVKRSDIASCCAAQ; this is translated from the coding sequence ATGAGAATCGTACTGGTTGAAGACAACGACGAAGATCGCGAAGCAATTCGCACCGTTCTCGAACAGAGACGGGAGAGCGTTTTTGCCTTTCATTGCGGCGATAGCGCGTGGGAGTTTCTGCAGAAAACCCCCGATATTGATGTTGTGATTGTCTCTTTGAATCTTGAAGATGCATCGGGGCTGGAAATCTGCTGGAACTGCCGCATCCTGGCCGCCGAGCGCAAAGCGATGTATGTGGTTGCCATTTCTGAATATACCAACGCCGATATGTTGGTGGAAGCTCTGGACAGCGGCGCAGACGACTTTCTGCATAAACCCCTTCAGGAAGATATTCTACTGGCCCGTTTGCGTGTCGCCGAGCGCGTTATCATGCTTCAAAAGCAGCTGGTGCAGCTCGCGAACCGTGATCCCATGACCAATCTGTATAACCGGCGCGCATTCTTTGAAAAGGCCCATGCCTTGATAGAAAATCAGCGAGACACCCAACCCGTATCGGCGATCATGTTCGACATCGATCATTTCAAATCCGTCAATGACCGCTTCGGTCATGATGTCGGCGATCAGGTGATCAAGACTGTTTCCAAGATCGCTCTTGGTGAAAGCGACTTTATCGGCAGACTTGGTGGCGAGGAATTCGCCGTGCTCATTCAGGGTCAAAGCTTCTTTGCGGCAGCCTGTGCAGCCAACCGTATCCGCGAAATGATCGAGCACACCACCATTATAGCTGATGGCAACAAGGTTCAGATCACATCCAGCTTTGGCGTTGCGCGCTTTCAGGAAGGGGATGATATCTATGCCCTGCTCAAGCGGGCTGATCAGGCGCTTTATCGATCCAAGAATAATGGGCGTAACATGGTGACGATTGACCGACCACAAACGGTGAAAAGAAGCGATATCGCCAGCTGTTGTGCTGCCCAGTAA
- a CDS encoding DUF2799 domain-containing protein codes for MTMRSFPALFLLLPLLAGCASLSQEECQTGDWSAVGANDAMEGRDATRFSDHIEACSKYDIAPDKELYEIGYQKGLRSYCTPSNGFSVGRNGYSYRQICPPASEPEFMRGYLRGSALHETETEIAEKEQELTRLKTERAELRASKKEDKKRKSLRRLARDMDALEWDLHRLRFKRDRALVEADRFLQTIEPVI; via the coding sequence ATGACCATGCGCAGCTTCCCTGCCCTTTTTCTGTTGTTGCCTCTGTTGGCCGGCTGCGCGAGCCTTTCTCAAGAGGAGTGCCAGACGGGCGACTGGAGTGCCGTTGGTGCCAATGACGCCATGGAAGGACGCGATGCCACGCGCTTTTCCGATCATATCGAAGCCTGCTCGAAATATGATATTGCACCAGACAAAGAGCTTTATGAGATCGGCTACCAAAAGGGCCTGAGAAGCTACTGTACACCGTCAAACGGTTTCTCCGTCGGGCGGAACGGCTATTCATACCGTCAGATCTGTCCTCCCGCCAGCGAACCGGAATTCATGCGCGGCTATTTGCGCGGCAGTGCCTTGCATGAAACCGAAACCGAAATTGCAGAGAAAGAGCAAGAACTGACACGCCTTAAAACCGAACGAGCCGAGCTGCGGGCTTCCAAAAAGGAAGACAAGAAGCGCAAGAGCCTCCGACGCCTTGCCCGCGACATGGACGCTCTGGAGTGGGACTTGCACCGCCTGCGTTTCAAAAGAGATCGCGCCCTCGTTGAAGCTGATCGCTTTCTTCAGACAATAGAACCCGTCATCTAG
- the mepA gene encoding penicillin-insensitive murein endopeptidase yields MDEALAQTPAKVLFGKEKLPANLKARAIGSYAKGCQAGAVALPVDGPAWQAMRLSRNRNWGQPVLIDFLEKLAADAKAYDGWNGLLVGDIAQPRGGPMTSGHASHQIGLDADIWLRPMPAGRFSKKERESVSAISMLKSGTRTVDPNKFTAAHFRLIKRAASTPGVARIFVHPGIKKALCDMAGSDRSWLRQVRPWYGHYYHFHVRLSCPPGQTGCKNQAPPPAGDGCGKDLAWWLSDAPWTPKKPDPKKPPVKKRAVTLADLPDACRAVLAAAPTPGAVVASSEVGNAAYVPIEADRTLTVLPKPRPLY; encoded by the coding sequence ATGGATGAAGCCTTGGCGCAAACGCCAGCCAAGGTGCTGTTTGGCAAAGAGAAACTTCCTGCTAATCTAAAGGCCCGTGCCATCGGCTCCTACGCCAAGGGGTGTCAGGCGGGCGCCGTCGCCTTGCCCGTTGACGGCCCCGCATGGCAGGCCATGCGTCTATCGCGCAATCGTAACTGGGGGCAGCCGGTTCTCATTGATTTTCTGGAGAAGCTGGCGGCCGATGCCAAGGCATATGACGGCTGGAACGGTCTTCTGGTGGGAGATATCGCTCAGCCCCGTGGTGGCCCGATGACATCGGGGCACGCATCCCATCAGATCGGTCTGGATGCAGATATCTGGTTGCGCCCCATGCCTGCGGGCCGCTTCTCTAAGAAAGAGCGCGAATCTGTATCGGCCATTTCCATGCTCAAGAGCGGAACACGCACCGTCGATCCCAACAAATTCACCGCAGCCCATTTTCGCCTGATCAAGAGGGCAGCGTCTACGCCCGGGGTTGCACGCATTTTCGTGCATCCTGGAATCAAGAAGGCCTTGTGCGACATGGCCGGAAGTGATCGCAGCTGGTTGCGACAGGTGCGCCCATGGTATGGCCACTATTATCACTTCCATGTTCGGCTTTCTTGTCCTCCGGGTCAAACGGGATGCAAAAATCAGGCGCCACCGCCTGCGGGTGACGGCTGCGGCAAAGATCTGGCCTGGTGGCTGTCTGATGCGCCATGGACGCCGAAAAAGCCAGACCCGAAGAAGCCGCCGGTCAAAAAACGTGCAGTAACGCTTGCAGATCTACCCGATGCCTGCCGCGCTGTTCTGGCCGCTGCCCCGACACCGGGCGCAGTTGTCGCTTCATCCGAGGTTGGCAATGCGGCCTATGTGCCCATAGAGGCAGACAGAACCCTGACGGTCCTGCCCAAGCCACGACCGCTATATTAA
- the msrA gene encoding peptide-methionine (S)-S-oxide reductase MsrA, translated as MFGFQRAKAVMVNPDEALPGRSSPLETAQTHFVLGRPLQPPFPAPCEEVQFGMGCFWGAERVFWQLDGVYVTAVGYSGGYTPNPTYEEVCSGRTGHAETVLVVYDPKLLPFEALLRHFWENHDPTQGMRQGNDIGTQYRSAVYVTSDEQLMAAEHARQDYQDALAAQGYGAIRSEIKRSGPFYYAEDYHQQYLAKNPNGYCGLGGTGVSCPGQ; from the coding sequence ATGTTCGGATTTCAACGTGCGAAAGCGGTAATGGTCAATCCAGATGAGGCCCTGCCCGGACGCTCTTCGCCGCTTGAGACAGCTCAAACCCACTTCGTGCTTGGTCGGCCGCTGCAGCCGCCCTTCCCTGCGCCTTGTGAAGAAGTGCAGTTCGGCATGGGCTGCTTCTGGGGGGCCGAACGTGTATTCTGGCAGCTTGACGGCGTTTACGTGACCGCTGTTGGCTATAGTGGCGGCTACACGCCCAACCCGACCTATGAGGAAGTGTGCAGCGGCAGAACCGGCCATGCCGAAACTGTTCTGGTGGTCTATGATCCCAAGCTTTTGCCTTTCGAGGCCCTTCTCAGGCATTTCTGGGAGAATCATGACCCAACACAAGGGATGCGGCAGGGCAACGATATTGGCACACAATATCGCTCGGCTGTTTATGTCACATCGGACGAACAGCTCATGGCAGCAGAACATGCAAGACAAGATTATCAGGACGCGTTGGCTGCCCAAGGGTACGGCGCCATCCGCAGCGAGATCAAGCGCAGTGGGCCCTTCTATTATGCCGAGGACTATCACCAGCAATATCTGGCGAAGAATCCGAACGGCTATTGCGGCCTTGGGGGCACGGGAGTGAGCTGCCCCGGCCAATAG
- a CDS encoding site-specific integrase has translation MEKMSGHPRLYRRNATYYHRAVVPVDIQETYGKTEEKFSLKTKDYREALKLVRIAAVEVDQRFDEHRAKLALEAAPPTKELSDEQIKQFGDVAYHSWLYFDDWMRERGFGQSAGRSEEDVARIFEDYRSGIDARMRMHKAHYARGQVRSIDEEIALAFLKDLMGIKLDPSSPSLRKAVIENKKAVIRAQKAIAERAEGEVIETPPMPAVDKEPFAQSSVILLSDAVRDWAAEKAKTSWVAKTEREHRVWMQHFIETVGDRPLNEYTKADARSFKAVLMQTPANCNMHKQLQGIKKLSEAAEKASKLGLPPMSERNVNKLLGFVGSFWAWAEGQYDEVPANLFKGLKLKINKRARDERDPFTIDELNAIFSAPLYTGCESVRKWAKAGDLIPRDAGIFWVPLISLFSGARMGEIIQLRVEDVKEEGGILYLNVNADEEDQHLKNLNSWRSIPVHPKLVEIGFRDLIKARRAAKVDRLFPDLKKGKDGYYSSPFSKHFNRFLRSVGAKRDKTSFHSFRHNFEDACRDCGVTKELMDALQGHGESGMSARYGKGFSLQRLDEAMRKVEYQGLCLCL, from the coding sequence ATGGAAAAGATGTCTGGCCATCCCCGTTTATACCGCCGCAACGCTACCTATTATCATCGCGCTGTCGTGCCGGTAGACATTCAAGAAACTTACGGAAAAACCGAAGAGAAGTTCTCGCTCAAGACCAAGGACTACCGAGAAGCCTTGAAGCTTGTTCGAATCGCGGCTGTCGAAGTCGATCAACGTTTCGATGAGCATCGGGCTAAGCTTGCATTGGAAGCGGCGCCTCCGACCAAAGAACTGTCTGATGAGCAGATAAAGCAGTTCGGTGATGTGGCTTATCATAGCTGGCTCTACTTTGATGATTGGATGCGTGAGCGAGGGTTCGGACAGTCAGCCGGACGCAGCGAAGAGGATGTTGCCAGAATCTTCGAAGACTATCGCTCGGGTATCGACGCAAGGATGCGCATGCACAAGGCGCACTATGCCAGAGGGCAGGTTCGCTCGATTGATGAAGAGATCGCCCTAGCTTTCCTGAAAGATCTGATGGGGATCAAGCTGGATCCTTCCTCTCCGAGCCTTCGCAAGGCCGTCATTGAGAACAAGAAGGCGGTCATCAGAGCACAGAAAGCCATTGCTGAAAGGGCTGAAGGTGAAGTCATTGAGACGCCACCAATGCCCGCTGTTGACAAAGAGCCGTTCGCTCAAAGCTCGGTGATTTTGTTGTCCGATGCCGTTCGTGACTGGGCTGCAGAGAAGGCCAAGACGAGCTGGGTTGCCAAGACTGAGCGGGAACATCGCGTCTGGATGCAGCATTTCATTGAAACTGTCGGGGACCGCCCTCTTAACGAATACACAAAGGCCGATGCCCGTAGCTTCAAGGCCGTCTTGATGCAGACACCGGCCAACTGTAACATGCATAAGCAATTGCAGGGCATCAAGAAGCTCTCAGAGGCTGCAGAGAAGGCCAGCAAGCTCGGATTGCCTCCAATGTCAGAGCGAAACGTCAACAAGCTGCTTGGCTTTGTGGGGTCATTTTGGGCGTGGGCTGAGGGGCAATACGATGAGGTGCCTGCCAACCTGTTCAAAGGCCTGAAGCTAAAGATCAACAAGAGAGCCAGAGACGAGCGGGATCCGTTCACCATAGACGAGTTGAACGCGATTTTCTCGGCTCCCCTCTATACTGGGTGCGAATCCGTCCGGAAATGGGCCAAGGCTGGAGATCTGATACCCCGCGATGCAGGCATCTTCTGGGTGCCGCTTATCAGCCTGTTTTCTGGCGCTCGCATGGGAGAGATCATTCAGCTCCGTGTGGAAGACGTGAAGGAAGAGGGCGGGATCCTCTATCTCAATGTGAACGCAGACGAAGAAGATCAGCACCTCAAGAACCTCAACTCGTGGCGATCTATCCCAGTGCACCCCAAGCTGGTCGAGATAGGTTTCAGGGATCTGATCAAGGCAAGACGGGCGGCAAAGGTTGATCGGCTGTTTCCTGACCTGAAGAAAGGCAAGGACGGGTATTACTCCTCACCATTCTCAAAGCACTTCAACCGGTTTCTGCGAAGCGTAGGGGCCAAGCGGGACAAGACGTCATTTCACAGCTTCCGGCACAATTTCGAGGATGCCTGCCGAGACTGTGGCGTCACCAAGGAACTGATGGACGCCTTGCAAGGCCATGGTGAAAGCGGAATGTCAGCCAGATACGGCAAGGGATTCAGCCTCCAGCGGCTCGATGAGGCCATGCGGAAGGTGGAGTATCAGGGGCTATGCCTGTGCCTATGA
- a CDS encoding recombinase family protein: MVVVGYARVSSLGQSLEVQQNKLREAGVEKLFEEKRSGVDTNRPALKQCLEYLREGDTLVFTRIDRLARSAEDLLRITRQLDDKGVTVRVLDQSIDTSDAAGKAFLGMLAVFAEFETNIRKERQMDGIAKAKAKGTKFGRKPALTEETISAIRQSREDGKTVPQIMKETGLSKATVYRALAVA, from the coding sequence ATGGTTGTTGTCGGATACGCGCGTGTGTCGAGTCTTGGACAGTCCTTGGAGGTTCAGCAGAATAAACTCAGGGAAGCCGGAGTTGAGAAGCTGTTCGAAGAGAAGCGCTCAGGCGTGGACACAAACCGACCAGCCCTGAAGCAATGCCTTGAGTATTTGCGAGAGGGTGACACACTCGTCTTCACGCGCATCGACCGATTGGCTCGAAGTGCTGAGGATTTGCTGCGGATCACCCGCCAGCTTGACGACAAGGGTGTAACCGTCCGAGTGCTCGATCAATCTATCGATACCTCTGATGCCGCAGGGAAAGCCTTTCTGGGCATGCTTGCAGTGTTTGCAGAATTCGAGACCAACATCAGGAAAGAGCGGCAGATGGACGGGATCGCCAAGGCAAAGGCGAAAGGAACGAAGTTCGGACGCAAGCCAGCGCTGACCGAAGAGACCATTTCTGCAATCCGTCAGTCCCGCGAGGATGGCAAGACCGTGCCACAGATCATGAAAGAGACAGGCCTGTCGAAAGCGACTGTGTATCGGGCGTTAGCTGTCGCCTGA
- a CDS encoding AAA family ATPase has product MQTNANSLPKLPPLWAGSELMKLDFPEPEHLLGKWLPSGSLCMIYGSTGIGKSWFAMSVALAVANGRDLLDWEASEPRRVAYFEAEMNQAETKSRLVALNGGPLPDFFMLCSGTGPQGALPSIDDREAQDLYLEQILEHDIEVVVFDNLCSIVTEASISEDTTWLPVQSFFRELQSAGITVLLVHHAGKNGDYLGTSRMTQNMNTVIEVSRPQGTPAGSGAVIEIVFKKDRGGGGNPGQTLKLIEGETGGLGWQVIGGSSVDPVEEAIEALETREFANQQELADHLGISQPKLSGLFSKAMKNGRLEQGEHNKIFHKVRTERKTNSEQDE; this is encoded by the coding sequence ATGCAGACTAATGCAAACTCTCTCCCCAAACTGCCACCGCTCTGGGCAGGCTCGGAGTTGATGAAGTTGGACTTTCCAGAGCCAGAACACTTGCTCGGCAAGTGGTTGCCTTCCGGTTCTCTTTGCATGATTTATGGATCAACAGGCATAGGCAAATCTTGGTTTGCAATGTCGGTTGCTCTGGCAGTCGCGAACGGTCGAGATCTGCTGGACTGGGAAGCTTCGGAGCCACGAAGGGTTGCCTACTTTGAAGCCGAAATGAACCAAGCGGAGACGAAAAGCCGACTGGTTGCACTGAATGGTGGCCCTCTGCCTGACTTCTTTATGCTTTGCTCGGGGACTGGGCCGCAGGGGGCACTCCCTTCGATTGACGACCGAGAAGCGCAAGACCTGTATCTTGAACAGATCCTTGAACACGACATCGAGGTCGTGGTGTTTGACAATCTCTGCTCCATCGTCACCGAAGCATCCATCAGCGAAGACACCACGTGGCTACCCGTTCAGAGCTTCTTTCGGGAACTGCAGAGTGCAGGCATCACAGTCTTGCTTGTTCATCATGCAGGCAAGAACGGGGACTATCTTGGAACATCCCGCATGACCCAGAACATGAACACGGTCATTGAGGTGTCGCGGCCCCAAGGTACTCCCGCTGGCAGTGGCGCTGTCATTGAGATTGTCTTCAAGAAAGATCGAGGCGGTGGAGGTAATCCGGGGCAAACCCTCAAGCTGATCGAAGGGGAGACTGGCGGCTTGGGCTGGCAAGTCATCGGAGGCTCGTCAGTGGACCCGGTCGAAGAAGCTATCGAGGCGCTCGAAACACGAGAGTTTGCCAACCAGCAAGAGTTGGCGGATCACCTTGGCATCAGTCAGCCCAAACTGTCCGGCCTATTCAGCAAGGCGATGAAGAACGGACGGCTGGAGCAAGGGGAACACAACAAGATTTTCCATAAAGTACGAACAGAGCGAAAGACGAATAGTGAACAGGACGAATAA
- a CDS encoding abortive infection family protein encodes MFWSKIHRFHHLGSLRNKGGDAHAGGRSRIADQARHAALTVNLVGSMALFLIETWQAQSEKTDRSEQ; translated from the coding sequence ATTTTCTGGAGCAAAATTCACCGCTTCCACCACTTAGGTTCCCTTCGAAATAAGGGAGGCGATGCGCATGCTGGAGGAAGATCTCGAATTGCCGACCAAGCTCGCCATGCTGCATTGACTGTAAACCTTGTTGGATCTATGGCCCTGTTTTTAATCGAAACATGGCAAGCGCAAAGCGAAAAAACAGATCGGAGCGAGCAGTAA